GCGCCACTAGGCCTCGACTTCGAATCTGCTGCAAAGATTAGTGGCTCACGCTTTGCGGTTCTGAAGGGGCCTGCGGCCAGACTACATCGTGCACTAGCGCAATTTATGATCGATCTGCATTCAACTCAACATGGATACGAAGAACTTAACGTCCCCCTCATGGTGAATGCGGCATCTATGCGTGGCACTGGTCAGTTACCGAAGTTTGAAGAAGACTTGTTCAAGGTGCCTCGCCAGATGGGCGGTGAAGATGGAGCAGGCGAAGCAAAAGTTGAGAACTTTTATCTCATCCCTACAGCGGAAGTGCCGGTTACCAATTTAGTGCGTGATACCATCACTGCGGCTGAAGAGTTGCCACTCAAATTCGTTGCGCATACCCCATGCTTTAGATCTGAGGCTGGAAGTTATGGCCGTGATGTGCGTGGCATGATTCGTCAGCATCAATTTGAAAAAGTAGAGCTGGTACAAATTGCCAAGCCAGAAGAATCTATGCAGTTGCTTGAAGAATTAACTGCGCATGCAGAAAAGGTTTTGGAGCTACTAGAGCTACCTTATCGAAAAGTATTGCTCTGCACTGGTGATATGGGCTTTGGAAGTACAAAGACCTATGACCTTGAAGTATGGATCCCATCACAAAATGCGTACCGCGAGATTAGCTCTTGCTCCAATATGGGTGATTTTCAAGCTAGACGCATGCAAGCAAGATATAAAGCTGGACAAGGTAAGCCAGAGCTAGTCCATACCTTAAATGGTTCTGGGCTTGCGGTTGGCAGAACTGGTGTTGCTCTTCTTGAGAACTGCCAGCAGGCTGATGGAAGCATCGCTATACCGAAAGCCTTGCGACCTTACTTAGGTGGTTTAGAGGTTCTCAGGCCAATCTGATTAAATTAAAACAGCCTGAATTTTTACATTACTCGCATTTTTGGCTAAAAATTTGTCTAGAGTGGCCAAAGATTTAGATTTAAATTGCTTCGCTGCAGCCAGGTGAAGGGCATCGCCTGCCCTCAGATTTGATTTACTATCAACCACTAAGATTCCGGCTGAATAATATACTTTGCTTTCGATCGGTAAGAGTTCAACATCGCTTTGACAGAGGCTATCAAACTTTTTCCAAGCTTCTCGACTTTGCTTTTCTGTTAATTGGCTAGTTCTGACCTTAAGGCTCAGTGCACTAGAGAATTCGGTAAATGCCCAAGTAGACGAGATCATCTTTGCCGAACTATTTGCGTACCATTTAGCAACATCATCACTCTTTAGCTCAGTTGTGCACAGGGCTACAAAAACGCTTGTATCAACATAAATCACTAATAGCGTGCCTCTGATCGGACTTCATCCATTACCGATTTACCCATTTTCAATGTATCTCTGAATGCTTTAAGTTGAGCTGCAATTGCTTTGCGATCTAATTTTTGTGGCCTGATAATTATTGCGCCATCTTTTGATAGGGTTGCCTCAACCTTATCCCCATCTTTGAGTTGAATTTGCTTAATCAACGTTGCGGGTATGCGTAAAGCCAGACTATTTCCCCATTTTGATATTTGGATGTTCACGGGCGAATCCTTTCTAATATAGATATACATTAATGTATATCTATATTAATACGCTATATCAACCATGTCTACTAAATTTGATAGGCAATATTGGGCGCATGGGTTTGTGTATCGGTAGCTATAATTGCACCTTGGTTCGGAGAGGTGGCAGAGTGGTCGAATGTACTTGACTCGAAATCAAGCGTACTGTCAAAGGTACCGTGGGTTCGAATCCCACCCTCTCCGCCAGAATTGACCTAGAAGGCTTTATATATATGGCTCTATCTTTTTGAGCCTCTTCTACCCACCAGCCTACCCACCAGTAAAACATTGCTTTGGACAATCGAGGCGTAGATCAAGCCAAACGCCATGTTGTAGCCCA
This genomic stretch from Polynucleobacter corsicus harbors:
- the serS gene encoding serine--tRNA ligase, producing MIDPQLLRKDIAAVAARLATRKFQLDIEKFNTLESERKSLQTRTEELQAKRNQLAKAIGMKKGKGEDAAAEMAEATQINVDMESGAARLAVLQAEIADFLMGIPNLPDEAVPVGKDETENKEVKRWGAIPQFSFPVKDHVDLGAPLGLDFESAAKISGSRFAVLKGPAARLHRALAQFMIDLHSTQHGYEELNVPLMVNAASMRGTGQLPKFEEDLFKVPRQMGGEDGAGEAKVENFYLIPTAEVPVTNLVRDTITAAEELPLKFVAHTPCFRSEAGSYGRDVRGMIRQHQFEKVELVQIAKPEESMQLLEELTAHAEKVLELLELPYRKVLLCTGDMGFGSTKTYDLEVWIPSQNAYREISSCSNMGDFQARRMQARYKAGQGKPELVHTLNGSGLAVGRTGVALLENCQQADGSIAIPKALRPYLGGLEVLRPI
- a CDS encoding AbrB/MazE/SpoVT family DNA-binding domain-containing protein gives rise to the protein MNIQISKWGNSLALRIPATLIKQIQLKDGDKVEATLSKDGAIIIRPQKLDRKAIAAQLKAFRDTLKMGKSVMDEVRSEARY
- a CDS encoding type II toxin-antitoxin system VapC family toxin yields the protein MIYVDTSVFVALCTTELKSDDVAKWYANSSAKMISSTWAFTEFSSALSLKVRTSQLTEKQSREAWKKFDSLCQSDVELLPIESKVYYSAGILVVDSKSNLRAGDALHLAAAKQFKSKSLATLDKFLAKNASNVKIQAVLI